One Acidimicrobiales bacterium genomic window carries:
- the argB gene encoding acetylglutamate kinase: protein MSAVALSQLDPETRAEVLAEALPYIRRFWGKVVVIKHGGSTTPPSAQPAGRAAGHAVDPALATFAEDVVLMSSVGMRPVVVHGGGPQIGALMARLGKQVEFRDGLRVTDADTLDIARMVLVGKVNRDIVGAINVHGPLAVGLSGEDAGLITASAHPGELGFVGDVESVNPVILERLLAQDLIPVVATIGTDATGQAYNINADTVAGAVAEVLGAEKLVYLTDVEGLRRDRADPASLVHTTNGDELEAMMADGTLSDGMIPKVAACLRAVRSGVGQAHILDGRLPHALLLEIYTREGVGTLVSP, encoded by the coding sequence GTGAGCGCCGTTGCCCTCAGCCAGCTGGACCCCGAGACCCGGGCCGAGGTGCTGGCCGAGGCTCTGCCGTACATCCGCCGCTTCTGGGGCAAGGTCGTGGTCATCAAGCACGGTGGCAGCACCACCCCGCCATCCGCGCAGCCGGCCGGGCGGGCCGCGGGCCACGCCGTTGACCCCGCGCTGGCCACGTTCGCCGAGGACGTCGTGCTGATGAGCTCGGTGGGCATGCGCCCAGTGGTGGTGCACGGCGGTGGGCCACAGATCGGGGCCCTGATGGCCCGACTGGGCAAGCAGGTCGAGTTCCGGGACGGCCTCCGGGTCACCGACGCCGACACCCTCGACATAGCCCGCATGGTGCTCGTGGGCAAGGTCAACCGCGACATCGTGGGGGCGATCAACGTGCACGGGCCGCTGGCCGTGGGGCTGTCGGGCGAGGACGCCGGTCTCATCACGGCTAGCGCCCATCCCGGAGAGCTCGGCTTCGTCGGCGATGTGGAGTCGGTCAACCCGGTGATCCTCGAGCGCCTGTTGGCCCAGGACCTCATCCCCGTGGTGGCGACGATCGGCACGGACGCGACCGGGCAGGCCTACAACATCAACGCCGACACGGTGGCCGGAGCGGTGGCCGAGGTGCTGGGCGCGGAGAAGCTGGTGTACCTCACCGATGTCGAGGGGCTGCGCCGCGACAGGGCCGACCCGGCGTCGCTGGTCCACACCACCAACGGCGACGAGCTGGAGGCCATGATGGCCGACGGCACCCTCTCGGACGGGATGATCCCCAAGGTCGCCGCGTGCCTGCGGGCCGTGCGCTCGGGAGTCGGCCAGGCGCACATCCTCGACGGGCGCCTCCCCCACGCGCTCCTGCTCGAGATCTACACCCGAGAAGGGGTGGGAACGCTGGTGAGCCCGTGA